A stretch of Methanoregula sp. UBA64 DNA encodes these proteins:
- a CDS encoding DNA-3-methyladenine glycosylase family protein: protein MPRIALEPDQPFSLDLTLGCGQAFRWEKDAGGWWSGVAGGRAIRCRQKGRSLSYEGADREYIVRYLSLDTDLNAILETIDRDPFIHATIDRAAGLRLVRQPPWECLCSYICATNTNIPAVKRRIALLSEQFGEPVGSGSARGYTFPGPERIACHGSEDCLATCKLGYRAPYVFKSSRDAAGGAGWAETIAGLPYEEARKEITKFAGIGPKAADCVLLFAFQKYEAFPVDVWIRRIIREHYLPELSEDKAMTTREYDTIRRFARQHFGEYCGYAQEYLYAGREG, encoded by the coding sequence ATGCCGCGGATCGCCCTCGAACCCGACCAGCCGTTCTCGCTCGACCTGACCCTCGGGTGCGGCCAGGCGTTCCGGTGGGAGAAGGATGCCGGCGGCTGGTGGAGCGGGGTTGCGGGCGGCCGTGCAATCCGGTGCCGGCAGAAGGGCCGGAGCCTCTCGTACGAGGGGGCGGACCGGGAATATATCGTCAGGTACCTCTCCCTCGATACCGACCTGAACGCGATTCTTGAAACGATCGACCGCGACCCGTTCATCCACGCAACGATCGATCGTGCGGCCGGGCTCCGCCTGGTCCGGCAGCCGCCGTGGGAATGCCTCTGCTCCTATATCTGCGCAACGAATACGAACATCCCGGCGGTTAAGCGCCGGATCGCCCTTCTTTCCGAGCAGTTCGGCGAGCCGGTGGGAAGCGGGAGCGCCCGCGGCTATACCTTTCCCGGGCCGGAGCGGATCGCCTGCCACGGGAGCGAGGACTGCCTTGCGACCTGCAAGCTCGGGTACCGTGCGCCGTACGTTTTTAAGAGCTCCCGCGATGCCGCGGGCGGAGCCGGCTGGGCGGAAACGATCGCAGGCCTCCCGTACGAGGAGGCGAGGAAAGAGATCACGAAGTTTGCCGGTATCGGTCCCAAGGCCGCGGACTGCGTCCTCCTCTTTGCGTTCCAGAAGTACGAGGCGTTCCCGGTCGATGTCTGGATCCGGCGGATAATAAGGGAGCACTACCTGCCGGAACTTTCCGAAGATAAGGCCATGACAACCCGTGAGTACGACACGATCCGCAGGTTTGCCCGGCAGCATTTCGGGGAATATTGCGGGTATGCACAGGAATACCTGTACGCGGGACGGGAAGGATAA
- a CDS encoding tryptophan--tRNA ligase — MTEPQINPWSSTPSLDIEKTFAEFGIDPIAPVLAELPDVPYFMRRGIVLGHRDYLPIARAIKTHAPFYLLTGFMPSGHPHLGHLLLMKEIVWHVQQGATGCVTIADREAYAVRGLSWEKCREYGKEYLSCLYALGYKGETYFQSKNNRLKDLAFEAATKVNFSELSAIYGFTPETALAHADSVITQVADILYPQVEKGPAPTIVPVGIDQDPHIRLTRGIANKFRMFLVEEREGLVSVRAKNAPEGALEAVKKAFPHTKKYEGHVDIKDAACADVSAKVREIELSFGGYGFYTPSSTYHQFLPGLTGGKMSSSVPESFISFFEPEAAVRKKVMSALTGGRMTLEEQKRLGGEPEKCTLYLLNMFHMVTDDAALAEIHRKCRAGEITCGQCKKETAERVVAFLKDFKEKMDVAAETIEV, encoded by the coding sequence ATGACAGAGCCGCAGATCAACCCGTGGTCGAGCACCCCCTCCCTCGATATTGAAAAGACCTTTGCAGAGTTCGGGATCGACCCGATAGCCCCGGTCCTTGCGGAGCTCCCCGATGTACCGTACTTCATGCGCCGGGGCATCGTGCTCGGGCACCGCGATTACCTCCCGATTGCCCGGGCGATCAAAACCCACGCGCCCTTTTACCTGCTCACCGGGTTCATGCCAAGCGGCCACCCGCACCTCGGCCACCTGCTCTTAATGAAGGAGATTGTCTGGCACGTGCAACAGGGCGCAACCGGCTGTGTCACGATCGCGGACCGGGAGGCATATGCAGTCCGGGGCCTCTCGTGGGAGAAGTGCCGGGAGTACGGAAAGGAGTACCTCTCCTGCCTCTATGCGCTGGGCTACAAAGGGGAGACCTACTTCCAGAGCAAAAACAACCGGCTCAAGGATCTTGCCTTTGAAGCGGCAACAAAGGTGAACTTCTCCGAGCTCTCCGCCATCTACGGGTTTACCCCGGAGACGGCGCTCGCCCATGCGGACAGCGTGATCACGCAGGTCGCCGATATCCTGTACCCGCAGGTCGAGAAGGGACCGGCGCCGACGATTGTCCCGGTCGGGATCGACCAGGACCCCCATATCCGGCTCACAAGAGGAATTGCAAACAAGTTCCGGATGTTTTTGGTCGAGGAACGCGAGGGCCTGGTGAGCGTTCGCGCGAAGAACGCCCCCGAGGGAGCGCTCGAAGCCGTGAAAAAGGCGTTCCCGCACACGAAGAAATACGAGGGCCATGTGGACATCAAAGACGCGGCCTGTGCAGACGTGAGCGCGAAGGTCCGGGAGATCGAACTCTCCTTTGGCGGGTACGGGTTCTACACCCCCTCCTCGACTTACCACCAGTTCCTCCCGGGTCTCACCGGCGGGAAGATGTCGTCGAGCGTGCCGGAGAGTTTCATCTCGTTTTTCGAGCCCGAGGCGGCAGTACGAAAGAAGGTGATGAGTGCACTCACCGGCGGCAGGATGACGCTTGAGGAGCAGAAGCGCCTTGGCGGCGAGCCGGAGAAGTGCACGCTCTATCTCCTCAACATGTTCCACATGGTGACCGACGATGCAGCGCTCGCGGAGATCCACCGCAAATGCAGGGCCGGCGAGATCACCTGCGGCCAGTGCAAGAAGGAGACCGCGGAACGGGTTGTGGCCTTCCTTAAGGATTTCAAGGAGAAGATGGACGTGGCGGCAGAGACAATCGAGGTGTGA
- the hisF gene encoding imidazole glycerol phosphate synthase subunit HisF, with protein sequence MVLTRRIIPCLDLKDGRVVKGTNFLGLRDAGDPVELASRYNEQGADEVVFLDITASKEKRGIIIDLIQRAADQLFLPLTVGGGLKTTDDIQQILRAGADKVSLNTSAVHDPSIITKGAESFGTQCIVVAMDVKRNFTENPEAVPVKLCDGRTCWYEVVIYGGSKPTGIDAVRWAKEAEERGAGEILLTSMETDGTKNGFDLAITRAISESANIPVIASGGVGTLEHFYDGFTKGKADACLAASVFHYGEFTVRDVKEYLARRDIPVRL encoded by the coding sequence ATGGTGCTCACGCGGCGGATCATCCCCTGCCTTGATTTGAAAGACGGCAGGGTGGTAAAAGGGACAAATTTCCTGGGACTCCGGGACGCCGGCGACCCGGTGGAGCTTGCCTCGCGCTATAATGAACAGGGGGCTGACGAGGTCGTATTCCTTGATATCACGGCCTCAAAGGAGAAACGCGGCATCATCATCGACCTCATCCAGCGTGCGGCAGACCAGCTCTTTTTGCCCCTCACGGTCGGGGGCGGCTTAAAGACGACCGACGATATCCAGCAGATCCTCCGGGCCGGCGCCGACAAGGTGAGCCTGAACACGAGCGCAGTCCACGACCCGTCGATCATCACGAAGGGGGCAGAGTCTTTCGGGACGCAGTGTATCGTGGTCGCGATGGACGTGAAAAGGAACTTTACGGAGAACCCGGAGGCGGTGCCGGTGAAGCTCTGCGACGGCCGGACCTGCTGGTACGAGGTCGTGATCTATGGCGGGAGCAAGCCGACCGGGATCGATGCGGTGCGCTGGGCAAAGGAAGCCGAGGAACGCGGTGCCGGGGAGATCCTCTTAACGAGCATGGAGACCGACGGCACCAAAAACGGGTTTGATCTCGCCATCACCCGGGCGATCTCGGAATCGGCAAATATCCCGGTGATCGCAAGCGGCGGGGTGGGCACGCTCGAACATTTCTACGACGGGTTTACGAAAGGAAAGGCCGACGCCTGCCTTGCGGCAAGCGTCTTTCACTACGGCGAGTTTACGGTCCGCGATGTAAAAGAGTATCTGGCTCGTCGGGATATCCCGGTACGGCTTTAA
- the nifB gene encoding nitrogenase cofactor biosynthesis protein NifB: protein MSDELKTADVAGRKVQWDPAQMRKIQEHPCFSEKACHAFGRCHIPVAPKCNIQCNYCIRDFDCVNESRPGVTTKVLNPEEAMDMVDKVVKKYDYIKVVGIAGPGDPLANEETFETLKRLHEKYPGVIKCISTNGLLLPDKIDLLQKYDVGNITVTLNAIDPEIGAKIYQFVDYKGKRYEGLEAAKLLLSQQLKGIEMAVERNMIVKINTVYIPGINEDHIVEIAKKVGGMGVYTFNIIPLISQYKFANIAPPTPEMKKKMQDACGAYVKQMRHCQRCRADAIGKLGHDVQSCMYKKE from the coding sequence ATGTCCGACGAACTCAAGACTGCCGACGTAGCCGGAAGAAAAGTCCAGTGGGACCCGGCACAGATGCGCAAGATCCAGGAGCATCCCTGCTTCTCCGAGAAGGCGTGCCATGCCTTTGGCCGGTGCCATATCCCGGTTGCCCCGAAATGCAATATCCAGTGTAACTACTGCATCCGGGACTTCGACTGCGTCAACGAGAGCCGGCCCGGGGTCACAACAAAAGTCCTCAACCCCGAAGAGGCCATGGATATGGTCGATAAGGTGGTCAAAAAATACGATTACATCAAGGTCGTCGGCATTGCAGGGCCCGGTGATCCGCTCGCAAACGAGGAGACCTTCGAGACCCTAAAACGGCTCCACGAGAAGTATCCCGGGGTCATCAAGTGCATCAGCACAAACGGCCTCCTTTTGCCGGACAAGATCGACCTCCTCCAGAAGTACGATGTGGGAAACATCACGGTGACTTTAAACGCCATCGACCCGGAGATCGGGGCGAAGATCTACCAGTTCGTCGATTATAAGGGGAAACGGTACGAGGGCCTTGAGGCGGCAAAGCTCCTCCTCTCCCAGCAGCTCAAGGGGATCGAGATGGCCGTGGAACGGAACATGATCGTAAAGATCAACACGGTCTATATCCCGGGCATCAATGAGGACCACATCGTGGAGATTGCAAAGAAGGTCGGGGGAATGGGGGTGTACACCTTCAACATCATCCCGCTCATCTCGCAGTACAAGTTCGCGAACATCGCCCCGCCAACCCCGGAGATGAAGAAGAAGATGCAGGACGCCTGCGGCGCATATGTCAAGCAGATGCGGCACTGCCAGCGCTGCCGGGCAGATGCGATCGGCAAACTCGGCCACGACGTCCAGTCGTGCATGTATAAAAAAGAATAA
- a CDS encoding EVE domain-containing protein produces MKPQRYWIVVASREHVMLGVTGGFAQANHGKRSGLSRMHAGDGIIYYSPKVSFGKNEPLHAFTALGTVADEEIVQVEMTPDFVPFRRKVDYLYTGEITIEPLVADLGFIRNKKSWGYVFRFGLLEIPQPDFAVLLRAFEKSGTRLPSA; encoded by the coding sequence ATGAAGCCGCAGCGGTACTGGATTGTGGTTGCATCCCGGGAACATGTCATGCTTGGCGTAACCGGCGGGTTTGCGCAGGCAAATCATGGCAAGCGGTCCGGCCTTTCCCGGATGCACGCCGGCGATGGTATCATCTACTATTCCCCCAAGGTCTCGTTTGGCAAAAACGAGCCCCTCCATGCATTTACAGCCCTTGGCACGGTCGCAGACGAAGAGATCGTCCAGGTGGAGATGACCCCGGATTTTGTCCCGTTCCGGCGGAAGGTGGACTACCTGTACACGGGAGAAATAACGATCGAGCCGCTTGTCGCGGACCTCGGGTTTATCCGGAACAAGAAGTCATGGGGGTACGTCTTCCGGTTCGGCCTGCTCGAAATACCGCAGCCGGATTTTGCCGTGCTCCTGAGGGCGTTTGAAAAGTCGGGGACCAGGCTCCCGTCAGCCTGA
- a CDS encoding phenylalanine--tRNA ligase subunit alpha, whose protein sequence is MAELTLNEKRLLAALAKTGTTTVGVPDVAAVMEATPEAVVQWAYLAMDNGQVTLERIVEKSYTYTEEGTAYRTAGLPETQLLAAIGEKGIQLAELQKHPAFKIGFGQLRKKGLVTVTGTEVTKTAGASTAGDEAALADPKHAGEKAKELLKRKLLSETETVRYTVALTPDGVKTAAAGLDLSEEIGTLTRDQILSGSWKSANLRKYDIHKLPRTAYPGKSHPYQRLIDEMRQILLEMGFTEMHGGIVQSAFWNFDALFQPQDHPAREMQDTFYLKEEAPLPSGWERLRDMHEHGGETSSTGWGGTWNPEKAKQCVLRTHTTSLSIQYLARHPEPPVKAFCVGRVYRREAIDPTHTPEFEQLEGIVMDKGVTFRHLLGFLKEFYQRMGFEDVRFRPGFFPYTEPSVEPEIWVDGLGWVEMGGAGVFRQEVTAPWGVTCPVLAWGLGVSRVAMFRLGLKDLRQLYQSDLEWIRANPVHAPAKVGRKA, encoded by the coding sequence ATGGCGGAACTGACGTTAAACGAGAAGAGGCTGCTTGCCGCGCTTGCAAAGACCGGGACAACGACGGTCGGCGTTCCCGATGTTGCGGCAGTAATGGAAGCCACCCCGGAAGCAGTAGTCCAGTGGGCATACCTTGCCATGGACAACGGGCAGGTAACGCTCGAACGCATTGTGGAGAAGTCGTATACCTATACCGAAGAGGGTACGGCATACCGTACAGCGGGGCTCCCCGAAACCCAGCTCCTTGCGGCAATCGGTGAAAAGGGCATCCAGCTCGCCGAACTCCAGAAGCACCCGGCGTTTAAGATCGGGTTTGGCCAGCTCCGGAAGAAGGGGCTTGTTACCGTCACCGGGACCGAAGTGACAAAAACCGCCGGCGCCTCGACTGCCGGTGACGAGGCGGCGCTCGCAGACCCGAAACATGCCGGGGAGAAGGCAAAGGAACTCCTCAAGCGCAAGCTGCTCTCCGAGACCGAGACCGTCCGGTACACCGTCGCCCTTACTCCTGACGGAGTGAAGACCGCTGCCGCCGGCCTCGACCTCTCAGAAGAGATCGGCACCCTCACCCGGGACCAGATCCTCTCCGGGTCGTGGAAGTCCGCAAACCTGCGGAAGTACGACATCCACAAGCTCCCGAGGACCGCCTACCCGGGAAAGTCCCACCCGTACCAGCGGCTCATCGACGAGATGCGCCAGATCCTGTTAGAGATGGGCTTTACTGAGATGCACGGCGGGATTGTCCAGAGCGCGTTCTGGAACTTCGACGCCCTCTTCCAACCCCAGGACCACCCGGCCCGGGAGATGCAGGACACCTTTTACCTTAAGGAAGAAGCACCCCTTCCCTCCGGCTGGGAACGCCTCCGCGACATGCACGAGCACGGCGGGGAGACCTCTTCAACCGGCTGGGGCGGGACGTGGAACCCCGAAAAGGCAAAACAGTGCGTGCTGCGGACCCACACCACGAGCCTTTCCATCCAGTACCTTGCCAGACACCCCGAACCCCCGGTAAAGGCATTCTGCGTGGGCCGGGTATACCGGCGCGAGGCCATCGACCCCACCCACACCCCCGAGTTCGAGCAGCTCGAAGGGATCGTGATGGACAAGGGCGTTACCTTCCGCCACCTGCTCGGGTTTTTGAAGGAGTTCTACCAGCGGATGGGCTTCGAGGACGTACGGTTCCGGCCCGGGTTCTTCCCGTACACCGAGCCCTCGGTCGAGCCCGAGATCTGGGTGGACGGCCTGGGCTGGGTCGAGATGGGCGGGGCGGGCGTCTTCCGGCAGGAAGTCACGGCCCCGTGGGGGGTTACCTGCCCCGTGCTTGCCTGGGGCCTTGGCGTGAGCCGGGTAGCGATGTTCCGGCTCGGGTTAAAGGACCTGCGGCAGCTCTACCAGAGCGACCTCGAATGGATCCGGGCAAACCCCGTGCATGCGCCGGCAAAAGTCGGGAGGAAGGCGTAA
- the pheT gene encoding phenylalanine--tRNA ligase subunit beta has translation MAIISLSYKYLERLTGTDRKTIIDRISMIGSEVERIEEDHVDVEFFPNRPDLFSVEGAARAMRGFLGIETGLPKYSVKPSGITFTIDPKLAKIRPCLASAVIRNVSFDDESILSVMALQEALHWAVGRGRSKVAIGIHDLDTVTAPFHYRASPRDRKFVPLDFTKELTLDGILAEHPKGKDYAKIVRDFPLFPLIVDNEDHVCSFPPIINGERTRVTTKTKNILLDVTGTDQRAVNVAANIVCTALAEAGATIESVEIEGKTFPDLAPAERTVSVRECCELVGVELTAPQMVALLEKMRFGAEVVGEDKVKVQVPCFRADIMHDWDIFEDVAIAYGYENFAVELPPTFSIGKEHPANRIAGQARDVLAGLGYLETMPFTLTNERVLFDALRRPRLAETLHLMHPISEEYTVVRTDILPLLLEMLQVNRHRELPQRIFATGDVVAKLHTGQKIAAAGTHPSADFSEAYAHVDAVLRELGIAYTVAESKDEAFIEGRRADILVHGKKVGVFGEIHPAVLTAFELEHPVAAFELDLKAVPGYPDEPDTLLHRGP, from the coding sequence ATGGCAATCATCAGCCTCTCCTACAAATACCTCGAACGGCTCACCGGGACCGACCGTAAGACGATCATCGATCGCATCTCGATGATCGGGTCCGAGGTGGAACGCATCGAGGAAGACCACGTTGACGTGGAGTTCTTCCCGAACCGCCCCGACCTCTTCTCGGTCGAAGGCGCAGCCCGGGCAATGCGGGGATTTCTCGGGATCGAGACCGGCCTGCCGAAATACTCGGTAAAACCGTCCGGCATAACATTTACCATCGACCCGAAGCTTGCGAAGATCCGACCCTGCCTTGCATCTGCCGTGATCCGGAACGTCAGCTTTGACGACGAGTCGATCCTCTCGGTCATGGCGCTCCAGGAAGCGCTGCACTGGGCAGTCGGGCGCGGCCGGAGCAAGGTTGCCATCGGCATCCACGATCTCGACACGGTGACGGCACCGTTCCACTACCGGGCATCCCCGCGGGACCGGAAGTTCGTGCCGCTCGATTTTACCAAGGAGCTCACGCTCGACGGGATCCTTGCCGAGCACCCGAAGGGGAAGGACTATGCAAAGATCGTCAGGGACTTCCCGCTCTTCCCGCTCATTGTCGACAACGAGGACCATGTCTGCTCGTTCCCGCCGATCATCAACGGCGAGCGGACCCGGGTGACCACAAAGACAAAGAACATCCTCCTCGATGTCACCGGGACCGACCAGCGGGCGGTAAACGTTGCGGCAAACATCGTCTGCACGGCGCTTGCCGAAGCCGGCGCCACCATCGAGAGCGTTGAGATCGAAGGGAAAACCTTCCCCGACCTCGCGCCCGCCGAGCGCACGGTGAGCGTCCGCGAATGCTGCGAACTGGTCGGCGTGGAACTTACCGCCCCGCAGATGGTTGCGCTCCTTGAAAAGATGCGGTTTGGCGCCGAGGTTGTCGGAGAGGATAAGGTCAAAGTGCAGGTGCCCTGCTTCCGGGCCGACATCATGCACGACTGGGACATCTTCGAGGACGTTGCGATTGCCTACGGGTACGAGAACTTTGCCGTGGAACTCCCGCCAACGTTTTCCATAGGAAAAGAGCACCCGGCAAACCGTATCGCCGGGCAGGCCCGGGACGTCCTTGCCGGCCTCGGGTACCTCGAAACCATGCCCTTTACGCTCACCAACGAGCGGGTGCTCTTCGATGCCCTCCGGCGCCCCCGGCTCGCAGAGACGCTCCACCTCATGCACCCGATCAGCGAGGAATACACGGTGGTCCGTACCGATATCCTGCCACTCCTTTTAGAGATGCTCCAGGTCAACCGGCACCGCGAGCTCCCGCAGCGGATCTTTGCCACGGGCGACGTGGTGGCTAAGCTCCACACGGGCCAGAAGATTGCAGCGGCAGGCACCCACCCGTCGGCTGACTTCTCCGAGGCCTATGCCCATGTGGACGCCGTGCTCCGCGAACTGGGGATCGCCTATACGGTAGCAGAGTCAAAGGACGAGGCGTTCATCGAGGGCCGGAGAGCAGATATCCTCGTACACGGGAAAAAAGTCGGGGTCTTTGGCGAGATCCATCCCGCAGTGCTCACCGCATTCGAACTCGAACACCCGGTGGCGGCCTTCGAGCTCGATCTTAAAGCCGTACCGGGATATCCCGACGAGCCAGATACTCTTTTACATCGCGGACCGTAA
- a CDS encoding FKBP-type peptidyl-prolyl cis-trans isomerase, which translates to MKKSEKLKGKEKVQEKAAARKRTLQIVSVVAVIIIVIAGVTAYISLYNPFVVAAPGDKVSVVYTGMFENKTVFETNTNSSPITFTVGSGRMIKGFDAAVQGMKIGETKTVTIPSDQAYGPYDPSLVQIVPKSMFPANTTLYPGEPFGFRSAATGQSYLVHVVNVTSKGVAVDANSALAGQDLVFTIKVTGITKAGSGSSAAGSS; encoded by the coding sequence ATGAAGAAGTCGGAAAAACTCAAAGGTAAGGAGAAGGTGCAGGAGAAGGCGGCGGCAAGGAAGCGCACCCTCCAGATTGTTTCCGTTGTCGCGGTGATCATCATCGTTATCGCCGGGGTAACGGCCTATATTTCGCTGTATAACCCGTTCGTGGTTGCGGCGCCCGGCGACAAGGTGAGCGTGGTCTATACGGGCATGTTCGAGAACAAGACGGTCTTTGAAACGAACACGAACTCTTCCCCGATCACGTTTACGGTGGGCTCGGGCCGGATGATCAAGGGCTTTGATGCGGCGGTGCAGGGGATGAAGATCGGCGAGACAAAGACGGTGACGATCCCCTCGGACCAGGCGTACGGCCCGTACGATCCGTCGCTGGTGCAGATTGTCCCAAAGAGCATGTTCCCGGCGAATACGACACTCTACCCGGGTGAGCCGTTCGGGTTCCGCAGCGCGGCAACCGGGCAGTCGTACCTGGTCCACGTGGTTAATGTGACGTCAAAGGGCGTTGCGGTCGATGCGAACTCGGCGCTTGCGGGCCAGGACCTGGTCTTTACGATCAAGGTGACGGGGATCACGAAGGCGGGCTCCGGCAGTTCGGCTGCGGGAAGCTCGTAA
- a CDS encoding adenosylhomocysteinase, whose protein sequence is MSNSGKLKIDWAAQYMPVLASIKKQFEKDKPFKGMTIGMALHVEAKTANLVQTLAAGGAKVYITGCNPLSTQDDVAEALNHVKNVHCYAKRACSVEEYYAAIEQVLDAAPSITIDDGMDLIHYLHTKRRELLKNVVGGCEETTTGIHRLRAMAAEKKLEFPVVAVNDTPMKRFFDNVHGTGESALSSIMITTNTLIGGKYFVVVGYGYCGRGLAKKAHGLGAKVVVTEVDPRRALEAHMDGYHVMTMADAAAIGDIFVTTTGNTSVIGKDHFGKLKPGAILANAGHFNVEIDIAWLAKHADSTVERDGIVTYFLKGKPIHVLAEGRLVNLATPKGMGHPIEVMDLSFALQALCARYIAEKGSSLKGGVYEVPNEIDEQVARLKLASLGLSIDDLSAAQKKYQCSWNIGT, encoded by the coding sequence ATGAGCAATTCCGGGAAGCTGAAGATCGACTGGGCGGCACAGTACATGCCGGTGCTCGCCTCGATCAAGAAACAGTTCGAGAAGGACAAACCATTCAAGGGCATGACAATCGGCATGGCCCTCCACGTGGAGGCAAAGACCGCCAACCTCGTCCAGACGCTTGCAGCCGGCGGGGCAAAGGTCTACATAACGGGCTGCAACCCGCTCTCCACGCAGGACGATGTGGCCGAGGCCTTAAACCATGTCAAGAACGTGCACTGCTATGCCAAACGCGCGTGCAGCGTCGAGGAGTACTATGCGGCAATCGAGCAGGTGCTCGATGCGGCACCCTCGATTACCATCGACGACGGCATGGACCTGATCCACTACCTGCACACCAAGAGACGCGAGCTCTTGAAGAACGTTGTCGGCGGGTGCGAGGAGACCACGACCGGTATCCACCGGCTCCGGGCCATGGCGGCCGAGAAGAAACTCGAGTTCCCGGTTGTTGCGGTCAACGACACCCCCATGAAGCGGTTCTTTGACAATGTCCACGGGACCGGCGAGAGTGCGCTCTCGTCGATCATGATCACGACGAACACGCTCATCGGCGGCAAATACTTCGTGGTTGTCGGGTACGGCTACTGCGGACGCGGGCTTGCCAAGAAGGCGCACGGCCTTGGCGCAAAAGTCGTAGTCACCGAAGTCGACCCGCGCCGGGCGCTCGAAGCCCACATGGACGGCTACCATGTCATGACCATGGCAGACGCCGCAGCGATCGGCGACATCTTTGTCACCACCACCGGGAACACGAGCGTTATCGGGAAGGACCACTTCGGAAAACTCAAACCCGGCGCGATCCTTGCAAACGCCGGCCACTTCAATGTCGAAATCGATATCGCGTGGCTCGCAAAGCACGCCGACTCGACGGTCGAGCGCGACGGCATTGTCACCTACTTCCTGAAAGGAAAGCCCATCCACGTGCTTGCCGAAGGCCGGCTCGTGAACCTCGCCACCCCCAAGGGCATGGGCCACCCCATCGAGGTCATGGACTTAAGCTTCGCCCTGCAGGCGCTCTGCGCCCGTTACATTGCGGAGAAGGGCTCGTCCCTCAAGGGCGGCGTGTACGAGGTCCCAAACGAGATCGACGAACAGGTTGCCCGGCTCAAGCTTGCCTCGCTCGGCCTCTCCATCGATGACCTGAGTGCGGCCCAGAAGAAATACCAGTGCAGCTGGAACATCGGGACCTGA